One genomic segment of Vibrio fluvialis includes these proteins:
- a CDS encoding DUF4123 domain-containing protein — translation MNSEEKNYLLVVDTLRVTDAKKICAQEEKEWEPLYLGTDWQPQISNSPIWIKVNPLDELWQRWENDLNWATSAIIFVYQNDKNIEDVVKSLQKNITARSEDGRLFLYRFYSPYTLSVVAKYGDEDVINATLGLTESACFSPSLSDEYVSSIVRNTHRDLGQKQLSLPSALIEELLQ, via the coding sequence ATGAATAGCGAAGAAAAGAACTATCTGCTTGTCGTCGATACACTTCGCGTGACTGACGCTAAAAAAATATGTGCTCAGGAAGAAAAAGAGTGGGAACCATTGTATTTAGGAACTGATTGGCAGCCGCAAATTTCGAATAGCCCTATATGGATCAAAGTAAACCCTCTGGATGAATTGTGGCAGCGTTGGGAAAATGACCTAAATTGGGCAACTAGTGCAATTATCTTTGTTTATCAGAATGATAAAAACATTGAAGATGTGGTCAAGTCATTACAAAAAAATATTACAGCAAGAAGTGAGGATGGGCGTCTATTCCTCTACCGCTTTTATTCCCCCTATACATTATCTGTTGTCGCTAAATATGGAGATGAAGATGTTATCAATGCGACTTTAGGATTAACTGAAAGCGCATGTTTCTCCCCCTCTTTAAGTGATGAATATGTTTCTTCGATTGTCAGAAATACACATCGCGATCTGGGACAAAAACAACTTTCACTTCCTAGTGCACTTATTGAGGAATTATTACAATGA
- a CDS encoding type VI secretion system Vgr family protein, whose protein sequence is MATLKYQFHVEGLEDDTLVVRGFDGQETLSSERINGQLCHGFRYQLELASRLANLTPEMVVDKVAELTFYRDDMLVQCVNGIVRRFTRGDTGHHHTFYSLTLVPALERLSLRHNSRIFQLNTVPEILSILLQEMGINDYAFALTRDCAQREFCVQYRETDLDFLHRLAAEEGLVYSFIHEEGKHTLIFSDASESLPKLGEPIPYNTLAGGMIESPYISALSVHTQSEVSQTALQDYSFKKPAYSFAQQVVGTEMEYQQPDYEHFDAPGRYKDDVSGKAFSQIRLDYLRRNAHTATGKSNQPLLRPGVKFDLQEHLDDTLNRDWLVVSVTSQGTQPQALEEAGGHGATTYANQFTLIPAHRTWRATPQAKPQVDGPMIATVVGPEGEEIFCDEHGRVKLHFPWDRYSNGDEHSSCWVRVSQGWAGSQYGMIAIPRIGHEVIVSFLNGDPDQPIVTGRTYHATNTAPYALPDNKTKTVLRTETHQGQGYNELSFEDQAGSEQIYLHAQKDFDGLIENDHTSVIKHDKHLTVENDRFTQIKNNQHLTVGGESRTKIALDQSIEIGGSLHQKVADKTIFDSGNEVHLKAGNKLVLDAGSELTIKAAGNFIKVDAGGVHVVGSAINLNSGGSAGSGSGYGGQVAELPGGVEAQAVPEEMLCAPMSATMSSLLPAVATLDLPVIELCQKRADGSCPKANCECTQ, encoded by the coding sequence ATGGCGACGTTAAAGTATCAGTTTCATGTGGAAGGTCTGGAGGACGACACGCTGGTGGTGCGTGGGTTCGACGGGCAAGAAACGCTTTCCAGCGAACGTATAAATGGGCAGCTATGCCACGGTTTTCGTTATCAACTGGAACTGGCCAGTCGGCTTGCCAATTTAACGCCGGAGATGGTGGTGGATAAAGTCGCGGAGCTGACGTTCTATCGCGACGATATGCTGGTTCAGTGCGTGAACGGCATCGTGCGCCGCTTTACTCGGGGCGATACCGGCCATCACCACACCTTCTATTCACTCACGTTGGTGCCTGCTTTAGAGCGTTTGTCTCTACGCCACAACAGCCGCATCTTCCAACTCAACACCGTGCCGGAAATCCTCTCCATTCTGTTGCAGGAAATGGGCATCAACGACTACGCCTTTGCGCTGACCCGCGATTGTGCGCAGCGTGAATTCTGCGTTCAGTACCGTGAAACCGACTTGGATTTTCTCCATCGTTTAGCTGCCGAAGAAGGGTTGGTGTACAGCTTCATTCATGAAGAAGGTAAACATACGCTGATATTCAGCGACGCCTCAGAGAGCCTGCCGAAACTCGGTGAGCCAATTCCGTACAACACGCTGGCAGGCGGCATGATTGAATCACCGTATATCTCGGCGCTGAGCGTGCACACCCAATCGGAGGTGAGCCAGACCGCGCTGCAGGATTACAGCTTCAAAAAACCGGCGTACTCGTTTGCCCAGCAAGTGGTCGGGACAGAAATGGAGTACCAGCAGCCAGATTACGAACATTTCGATGCGCCGGGGCGCTATAAAGACGATGTCAGCGGCAAAGCGTTCAGCCAGATCCGCCTTGATTATTTGCGCCGCAACGCGCACACCGCGACCGGGAAAAGCAACCAACCGTTGCTGCGTCCGGGGGTGAAATTTGACTTGCAAGAGCACCTTGATGACACCTTAAACCGAGACTGGTTGGTGGTGAGTGTCACCAGCCAAGGCACGCAGCCTCAGGCGCTGGAAGAAGCTGGCGGTCATGGCGCGACCACCTACGCGAACCAATTCACATTGATCCCGGCGCATCGCACCTGGCGCGCCACGCCGCAAGCCAAACCTCAGGTTGATGGCCCGATGATTGCCACAGTCGTTGGCCCAGAAGGCGAAGAGATCTTCTGCGATGAACACGGCCGTGTAAAACTGCATTTTCCGTGGGATCGCTACTCCAACGGTGATGAGCACAGCTCCTGCTGGGTGCGCGTCTCGCAAGGTTGGGCGGGCAGCCAATACGGCATGATTGCCATTCCGCGCATCGGCCATGAAGTGATTGTGTCGTTTCTCAATGGTGACCCCGACCAACCGATTGTCACCGGCCGTACCTATCACGCCACCAACACTGCGCCGTATGCGCTGCCGGACAACAAAACCAAAACCGTGCTGCGCACCGAAACCCATCAGGGGCAGGGTTATAACGAACTCAGTTTTGAAGACCAAGCGGGCAGTGAGCAAATTTACCTGCACGCGCAGAAAGACTTTGATGGCCTGATTGAAAACGACCACACCAGCGTGATTAAGCACGACAAACACCTCACGGTGGAGAACGACCGCTTTACTCAGATCAAAAACAATCAGCATCTGACGGTGGGCGGCGAAAGCCGTACCAAAATCGCATTAGATCAAAGCATTGAAATCGGTGGATCGCTGCATCAGAAAGTGGCCGATAAGACCATTTTCGACTCCGGTAACGAAGTGCATCTTAAAGCAGGCAACAAGTTGGTCCTCGACGCGGGCAGTGAACTCACCATCAAAGCCGCAGGCAATTTTATTAAAGTCGATGCTGGCGGCGTGCATGTGGTCGGTTCCGCCATTAACCTCAACTCCGGCGGCAGCGCCGGATCCGGCTCGGGTTATGGTGGGCAAGTGGCTGAACTGCCTGGAGGCGTTGAAGCTCAAGCAGTGCCAGAGGAAATGCTATGTGCTCCAATGTCAGCGACGATGTCGAGTCTACTACCTGCTGTCGCTACATTGGACTTACCTGTAATAGAGCTTTGTCAAAAAAGAGCAGATGGAAGTTGTCCAAAGGCGAATTGCGAGTGTACTCAATGA
- the hcp-2 gene encoding type VI secretion system effector Hcp-2: MPTPCYISIEGQTQGLITAGACTADSIGDSFVEGHEDEMLVQQFDHIVTVPTDPQSGQPSGQRVHKPFKFTVSLNKAVPLLYNALASGEKMTTVELKWYRTSIEGKQENFFTTKLENASIVDIQCEMPHCQDPAKSDFTQNLTVSMSYRKITWDHVNAGTSGSDDWRKPIEA; encoded by the coding sequence ATGCCAACTCCATGTTATATCTCTATCGAAGGTCAAACTCAGGGTCTAATCACTGCAGGCGCTTGTACTGCGGATTCTATCGGCGATTCATTCGTTGAAGGTCACGAAGACGAGATGCTGGTTCAGCAGTTCGACCACATCGTTACTGTTCCGACTGACCCACAATCGGGCCAGCCTTCAGGTCAGCGTGTGCACAAACCATTCAAATTCACCGTGTCTCTGAACAAAGCTGTTCCTCTGCTGTACAACGCACTGGCATCAGGCGAGAAGATGACGACGGTTGAACTGAAATGGTACCGCACGTCTATCGAAGGCAAACAAGAAAACTTCTTCACCACCAAGCTGGAAAACGCGTCTATCGTGGATATCCAATGTGAAATGCCACACTGCCAAGATCCAGCAAAATCTGATTTCACTCAGAACCTGACCGTTTCGATGTCTTACCGCAAAATCACGTGGGATCACGTGAACGCGGGTACTTCAGGCTCAGACGATTGGCGTAAACCAATCGAAGCGTAA
- the glgB gene encoding 1,4-alpha-glucan branching protein GlgB, whose translation MKTTKKKPSKQQLAYQQLSHAAFADPFAFLGPYIADEQCALRVWLPGADSVELVIEGEPRIALEREDESGFVLKSSCDLRFTHYQLAVNWAGVEQLIDDPYQYHSIYAEYDDLHTPKQMYRFLGSHFVTLERDGKQISGVRFLVYAPHASSCSLIGSFNQWDGRRHPMQRLDYGIWGLFVPGLEAGVQYKYELKGPHGEGLPHKADPWGSYAEQYPSFASVVYDHESYEWQDASWQTRPVTEKRKEALSFYELHAGSWKRGEDGRFLNYRELADQLVPYLVDMGYTHVELMPVSEHPFYGSWGYQPVGLFAPTSRYGTPDDFKYFVDACHQAGLGVVLDWVPAHFPSDDHGLANFDGTPLYHDPDPRRGWHQDWNSYIYDLGREHVRRFLVSNALYWFEMFHIDGIRVDAVASMLYLDYSRSHDQWIPNIDGGRENYDAIATLKWMNEEVYKYFPNAMTIAEESTAFPGVSAPTFMGGLGFGFKWNMGWMHDSLSYIQEDPVHRKYHHNTLTFPLIYAFSENYVLSLSHDEVVYGKRSLIYKMPGDEWQQTANMRAYLGYMYGQPGKKLNFMGAEIGQTAEWNHDDQLQWFLLEFARHNGVQSLVRDLNHLYRNEAALHELDCDPKGFEWRLQDSADASVIAHERFSENGERILVVTNFTPVPHESFRLGVPKTGSYQLLLNSDAPQYDGSGFEVNTLVATEKVPSEGLP comes from the coding sequence TTGAAAACGACAAAAAAGAAGCCATCCAAACAGCAACTGGCCTATCAACAACTTTCCCACGCCGCGTTTGCTGATCCTTTTGCCTTTTTAGGCCCCTACATTGCCGATGAACAGTGCGCGCTGCGAGTGTGGCTGCCGGGCGCAGACAGCGTTGAGCTGGTGATTGAAGGGGAACCCCGTATTGCGCTGGAGCGTGAAGATGAATCCGGTTTTGTTCTCAAATCATCATGTGATCTGCGTTTTACCCATTATCAATTGGCTGTCAACTGGGCTGGTGTCGAGCAGTTGATTGACGACCCGTATCAGTATCATTCCATTTACGCCGAGTACGACGACCTGCACACGCCAAAGCAGATGTATCGTTTTCTGGGATCGCATTTTGTCACGCTTGAACGTGATGGAAAGCAGATCTCTGGGGTACGTTTTCTGGTGTATGCGCCGCACGCTTCCTCTTGCAGCTTGATCGGCTCATTTAACCAATGGGATGGTCGCCGCCATCCGATGCAGCGTCTTGATTACGGCATTTGGGGCTTGTTTGTTCCGGGCCTCGAAGCGGGTGTGCAGTATAAATATGAATTGAAAGGTCCACATGGTGAAGGTTTACCGCATAAAGCCGATCCGTGGGGTAGTTACGCTGAGCAGTATCCATCCTTTGCTTCGGTAGTGTATGACCACGAAAGCTATGAGTGGCAGGATGCGTCTTGGCAAACCCGTCCGGTGACGGAAAAACGCAAAGAAGCGTTATCGTTTTATGAGCTGCACGCTGGTTCATGGAAACGCGGCGAAGATGGCCGCTTCCTCAATTATCGTGAATTGGCCGATCAACTGGTGCCGTATCTGGTCGATATGGGGTACACCCATGTTGAACTGATGCCGGTGTCTGAGCATCCGTTTTACGGCTCTTGGGGCTATCAGCCTGTTGGTTTATTCGCGCCAACCAGTCGCTATGGTACACCCGATGATTTCAAATACTTTGTCGACGCCTGTCACCAAGCCGGACTGGGCGTGGTACTTGACTGGGTTCCGGCTCATTTCCCATCGGATGACCATGGTTTGGCCAACTTCGATGGCACACCACTCTATCACGACCCGGATCCACGCCGGGGCTGGCATCAGGATTGGAACTCGTACATCTATGATTTAGGGCGCGAGCACGTACGCCGTTTTCTGGTTTCTAACGCGCTGTACTGGTTTGAAATGTTCCACATTGATGGCATTCGTGTTGATGCGGTGGCGTCGATGCTGTACCTCGATTACTCGCGCAGTCACGATCAGTGGATTCCTAACATCGACGGTGGCCGTGAGAACTATGATGCGATCGCAACGCTGAAGTGGATGAACGAGGAAGTCTACAAATACTTCCCGAATGCGATGACCATTGCCGAAGAATCCACGGCGTTTCCGGGGGTCTCTGCACCAACCTTTATGGGCGGTTTGGGCTTTGGCTTTAAATGGAACATGGGTTGGATGCATGACAGCTTGTCGTACATTCAGGAAGATCCGGTGCACCGCAAGTATCACCACAATACGCTGACCTTCCCGCTGATTTATGCCTTTAGCGAAAACTACGTCTTGTCGCTATCTCACGACGAAGTGGTGTATGGCAAGCGCTCTCTGATCTATAAAATGCCGGGCGATGAATGGCAGCAAACTGCCAACATGCGCGCTTATTTGGGTTACATGTATGGTCAGCCAGGCAAGAAGCTTAACTTTATGGGAGCGGAGATCGGTCAGACGGCGGAGTGGAATCACGATGATCAATTGCAATGGTTCCTGCTGGAATTTGCCCGTCATAACGGTGTGCAAAGTCTGGTGCGTGATTTGAACCATCTGTACCGTAATGAAGCGGCATTGCATGAACTGGATTGCGATCCGAAAGGTTTTGAATGGCGCCTGCAAGATTCCGCTGATGCCAGCGTGATTGCCCATGAACGCTTTAGTGAAAATGGCGAGCGCATTCTGGTGGTAACAAACTTCACCCCTGTGCCACATGAATCTTTCCGCTTAGGTGTACCCAAGACAGGTAGTTATCAACTGCTGCTCAACAGCGATGCGCCTCAGTACGATGGCAGCGGCTTTGAGGTCAATACGCTGGTGGCTACGGAAAAAGTACCTAGTGAGGGTTTACCTTAG